gcatacggagctccatcgcagtctttaacactggtagcatgccgcgacagcgtggacgtgaaccgtatgtgcagttgacggactttgagcgagggcgtatagtgggcatgcgggaggccgggtggacgtaccgccgaattgctcaacacgtggggcgtgaggtctccacagtacatcgatgttgtcgccagtggtcgacggaaggtgcacgtgcccgtcgacctgggaccggaccgcagcgacgcacggatgcacgccaagaccgtaggatcctacgcagtgccgtaggggaccgcaccgccacttcccagcaaattagggacactgttgctcctggggtatcggcgaggaccattcgcaaccgtctccatgaagctgggctacggtcccgcacaccgttaggccgtcttccgctcacgccccaacatcgtgcagcccgcctccagtggtgtcgcgacaggcgtgaatggagggacgaatggagacgtgtcgtcttcagcgatgagagtcgcttctgccttggtgccaatgatggtcgtatgcgtgtttggcgccgtgcaggtgagcgccacaatcaggactgcatacgaccgaggcacacagggccaacacccggcatcatggtgtggggagcgatctcctacactggccgtacaccactggtgatcgtcgaggggacactgaatagtgcacggtacatccaaaccgtcatcgaacccatcgttctaccattcctagaccggcaagggaacttgctgttccaacaggacaatgcacgtccgcatgtatcccgtgccacccaacgtgctctagaaggtgtaagtcaactaccctggccagcaagatctccggatctgtcccccattgagcatgtttgggactggatgaagcgtcgtctcacgcggtctgcacgtccagcacgaacgctggtccaactgaggcgccaggtggaaatggcatggcaaaccgttccacaggactacatccagcatctctacgatcgtctccatgggagaatagcagcctgcattactgcgaaaggtggatatacactgtactagtgccgacattgtgcatgctctgttgcctgtgtctatgtgcctgtggttctgtcagtgtgatcatgtgatgtatctgaccccaggaatgtgtcaataaagtttccccttcctgggacaatgaattcacggtgttcttatttcaatttccaggagtatatatatatatatatatatatatatatatatatatatatatatatatatatatatatatatatataactttcaggaaacattcctcacacacaaagaaagtaaatatgttatgtggacatgtgtccggaaacgcttactttccatgttagagctcattttattacttctctttaaatcacattaatcatgaaatggaaacacacagcaacagaacgaaccagcgtcacttcaaacacgtTGTTatgtcctgcgttagcgaggatacatgcatccaccctccgtcgcatggaatccctgatgcgctggtgcagccctagAGAATAGCgtattgaggtcaggagagcgtggaggccatggaattggtccgcctctaccaatccatcggtcaccgaatctgttgttgaggagcgtacgaacacttcgactgaaatgtgcaggagctccatcgtgcatgaaccacatgttgtgtcgtacttgtaaaggcacatgttctagcaggacaggtagagtatcccgtatgaaatcatgaaaacgtgctccactctgcgtaggtggaagaacatggggcccaatcaagacatcaccaacaatgcctgtccaaacgttcacagaaaatctgtgttgatgacgtgattgcacaattgcgtgcggattctcgtcagcccacacatgttgattgtgcaaatttacaatttgatcacgttggagtacatactgacgaaactaaaatgagctctaacatggaaattaagcgtttccggacacatatgaGGAAAAGTATTAtactacaagaaaaattaatcataTCCTTAAGCTCAGTTTTTGGATTTTAATGTTATCATTCAGGATATTTTCAAACTTTCACTAAAGACAAAGTACAGAATCATGGAAGTATACCATCAGAACAATTAACTTACTGTGTTTTCCATTTACGCAAAATTAAATCACATTTATGCTACAAAACGGCTATTCCCACGAGAAATGGCATAAAATTCGATAAATCCAGTTCCAAAAAGGAGCTACTTGCGGTAGTTGATGGTGGTGTAGATGGCCGCGTCGATTCAGCTTCTGGGCTTATCAGCCCTGATAAATTCATGCCGCTAGGTAATGTGTATAAGTGAAATAAGCTGGATTTTGCCACTCTTTGCAGTTCCTAAGTTGCATAAACTGCAACGGTAAACTTTTAACTAGATTCACTTCTTTTTCTCTTGATGTTTTGTAACACGCTTAAAACTTCAGACTGAAATTtcaaagtttcattgtcgtcaAGTAAGGACAAGGATGGCAGAAGACTGTTGAAGAACGCCATATGCCGGCAGCCACAGTGTTCTCTACACGGCTGATTGTCCGAAAACGTCATTTCCACATCAGACTCAATCTTAATATCactctttcttttcctttgtgtAGTATAATTATTTATGATTTCAGGTTTTGGAATATATTCATGAATTTTTTCGTATTGTGCAGttttgcttgcttcattcgtcACATTTGTTGGTGTAGATTCTTGCGGAAAATAGCTGTCTTGAGAGACGGATGTCTCAATAACCTTGTTCAAAAATAACATCTGCTCGTGGTACAAATAAAGCCTCGACGGCCTGGCGGGAAATGTCGATGATTTTTGTTCATGACGTTTCTTAACAGATTTCATCCACGAGTCTCTGGTTTGTGACCATTTCTTCAAAGCCAATTTGCCTGTAATAGAAAGTAAAGAGCTTTTCACAACATTGCTGGTCTTTAGCATCCAAAATTTCTCTAAAGATCTTAATTATTATTATCAAGTTTATATCTTAACTATTAGAAACTTTGAAATAGAAGGAACGGGAATGGTTCTAGGGAGTAACGTGCCTATAGATTTCACTCGTTTGCCAAATGCACTTGAGGAATAGGAGAAGATAATTGATTCGTTTTGGACAACAGCAAATTTTTGCCGTTGTGTAGTGGCAGTTCAGAGTAAGTGCGTGCGAGTTAGAAAACCCGTGAACAGAGGCTCTATGAACTTTAACTATAAGGGAGTACTTTTCAATTATTTCTGAATACTGCATCATATATGTATGTGTCTATTCTTAAGGGAATCGAGTGCGATTCTTCAGAGTTTAAAGCTACACTGTACTGGAAGAGTAAACAGACCGATAGTATCACACTTTGACATGTATATATAAGACTAGGCTGTTCCCTTTGCGCTTGTAGGCGATGAAATTTTACACTAACGCTACACGATCTGTTGAGCGCACAGACAAAAATGAACAAGTATTCGGTTGCGATCTCACAACAGAGGGAAGGTACGTAGAGAGGGCATTTAATATTTTAGCAAACGAACAGAGTTTTTTTGTCGGAGTGCTATTTGGATCGTAAAAGCTTGTACCATACTGGATTATGTAGCCAGTTAAAAATCCATGTTCAGTATTGGGAACACTCGCCCAGATATAATATCTAATAATATGCCAAGGTAACCGTCAGGTGACGAACCATATTCGTAGTTGCAAACTGCTCCAAAACGTCTTCCGATGACTATTTCACACCCAAAAGCGGTTTAGTTGCTTGACAAGATGAAGACCTAGCACACTGTTTATTGCACGAAGGAATAAGTTCGTATAGAAACACATGGTATGATTTTGAAACAGTTGAAAATTCATGTGTGCTTTACCTTTTCAGGTTGCAGTGAAAGCTACGTTTCGTGGATCACTATTAAATGCAAAGACAAAATCGACGCTCACGGCCTGAATGCTGGTTTGAACATCACTGTTGTTTGGTAGTAACGGTCCTACTGGAGGTGATACCCTTTTGCCATCCTCCGACTTTTTAGTTGATTTACCCAGACAGTTTAAAGTGGACTCTGAAGTACAACACTGACTGTCATTTTCCACATTAAGAAAACTATGCAAGAGGTGAAATAGACAATAATCGAGAGAAATAAAACCTAGGACTGACCGAAGAGTGCGCCTAGTAATTTCCTCTTTGTGATCTGACACCTGCTTAGTTACCAAAGACTAACGAATGAAACAAAACGAATgtacttacactgatgagccaaaacgttatgaccacttgtttaatagcttgtttgtccgtctttggaacgaattacatcactgattctgcgtgtcagggatcagacagtttgttggtaggtttgtggaggtatgtggcattagatatctcgCTCAAgtgatgtaattcgcgtaaataatgggctcCTGATTGGCGTACGCGATGATGGCGTCCTGTAGTAgcccagatggattccataggacttacatcaggggaatttggtcgccgagatatcaacgtgtGTTCCCTATAATgttccttaaggggaggtttactatcttttggtttaaaaaatagatttttttaaaattgcatttttggatccataaaagtgcttAGAATCCACCCCTGCAACGGTTTTTCCgtatacggaacggaaatgtttgttattcgcggttgaacaaaaaaatgcacctgcctgaaatcggcccttTTCAcgtaccagtttttttctttcggaggacgagctattgcaccggtgcttgggaggagacacacaaaattcaaatgcaaGTTTgagcgcgtgtgtttggaagttagcccccaagcatttgcattctggtgcgaagactgaggAGATTGCGACTtgcctggca
This genomic stretch from Schistocerca cancellata isolate TAMUIC-IGC-003103 chromosome 2, iqSchCanc2.1, whole genome shotgun sequence harbors:
- the LOC126161611 gene encoding uncharacterized protein LOC126161611 codes for the protein MDEINTQQLIALVQQRPVIWDKTLYAYKDRKLKDAAWREVCAALREDFEQLGQKQRQEFGKLALKKWSQTRDSWMKSVKKRHEQKSSTFPARPSRLYLYHEQMLFLNKVIETSVSQDSYFPQESTPTNVTNEASKTAQYEKIHEYIPKPEIINNYTTQRKRKSDIKIESDVEMTFSDNQPCREHCGCRHMAFFNSLLPSLSLLDDNETLKFQSEVLSVLQNIKRKRSESS